CAAGTTGTGGAACCCCTTGTTCTTGTATACTCCAACATATGCGTCCAACGGAAGAGTCTGTTTCTCTGATGACTCGTCGCTGTCTGGGGTAAAGCTGGCACGGACTGCCTCGTCCATTCTCTTCACACGACGCTCAAAGGCACCATCCGGGTCGATTAGTGCTATGCTGCCAGACCAGTCGTGTCGCTCCGCCACAGGCACGACCAGTGCGGCATCAATGAGTTCGCGGGAGATGATTTCGATGACGCGCCCGGCACTAGAAGAATTGGCAAAGATCACGACACCAAATTTGAACTGGGGCAAAAAGAAGTGCCTTGAAGCAAATCCTTGAACCAGCCCATTGTGACCGACCACAAGATATCCCCTGTAGTAAAACATTTCGAGTCCGGCTCCAGCAGTAGTTTGAGAAGTGAATGGACCGAGCCACTTCTCATTGTGCTCGACTTCAAGGAAACTTCGGGATCTAATCAGCTCATTGTACATGTTTTCGGTGACCGGGCTTTCATGAAGCATCAGAGCTTTAACCCATTTGATGTAGTCATTCACACTCGTGATGACTGAGCCTGCGCCTTGGCCCTCCGGCCGGTCAGGATTGTCGAACGCTTTAAATGATTTGTTCTCCCGATCCCAACAATATGCCGCCGCCATACGGGGTCCAAGGCCTTTATCCTTAGCTGTTCCCGGTTGTAAATTGGTTGAGGTCATTTGCAGGGGCCCAAAGAAGCGCTCTTGTAAGTAGTCGCCAAACCTCTGCCCAGTCTTGGACTCAACGAGAAGTGTTAGTGCCGTATACATCATATCGCTATACATGTATTTTGAACGTATTGGTGCGGCAATTGGCAAGTTGCGCATGTTTCTTGTGATGGAACGGGCATCATCTGGTTGCTCTGCCCGTGGGCTCATTAGCGACAGATCGCATCTGTAGTTGTTATCAGAAAACCGATGTGCAATGAAGTGTACCAATGACTTACGGTGCAAGCCCGGTTCTATGCCCGAAGACATCATCAATATTAACGCCATCAGTGTATGACGGGTCATGCAATACGAAATCACCGGGCAACAACTTGGACATTATCGCATCATATTGGACTTCAGGGTAGTGgtcatcatcgtcgacaaGCATTGCCACTGAAGCAGCCGTCAATGATTTCGAAGCGGAGGCAATGTCAAAGAGAGTGTCTGCAGTGCATGGCTTCTCTGGGCTGATGGAAGCGAGTCCGTATCCAGTGGAATGTATGTTATTGTCTTGCAGAATTGCGATGGAGAGTCCGGGCACGCGATGCTGTTTCATCAAATGCCGGACATGGTTGGTGAACTCCTCTGACCGGAACAAATCCATTGTGAGAAATATTTTCTGATTTGGAAGATGGTTTTCGTCGACGGGTCGTGATTTGAAACCTGATTGCTTTATTTACCACAACATGGAACGTTTGCATGAGTCAtccatcatgttgacatctttTGAGGATAGGACGTGCCTCTCTGGTTAAGCGTTATGTTTCTCAGGTGTGGCATCTGTGGATCATGCATGGATGACTCTGTCAAGGCTGAGAATCCCATCATTTGCATATTTACTACCAAATTGAACAGTCACATGAAGAAAACGCCCTAAATTCCCCAAATCTTCAAAATGTGCTCCATCTCTTCTAGTGTCTTCTTTCTCATCGACATCCCTTGGTTTGATAATAAGGCGGGCTAAGATGATTGATGAACCAGTACCTCAAAGAAAGCTCTTCAATCGCAGGAATGTCCTGAGGACGTTGAACACCGACCTTTGCTAGCTCGTCATCTACCATAAGCGCCAGCTCCCAGTTCACAGGCTTGTTTGGCCTGCCGGCGAGTGCGTCGTGGTCGAAGCCGTTGAGAAGGGAGCTTGCCAGTTGACGCTGGTTCTCATTATTCTCATACTTCGGAACCGGACCAACCAGATCCCCTAGTGTGCAGATGGAATAAAAGTATTCGTCTGCTAAGGATCCAATGTGACCAAAGTCATAGTCAACAAGGCCGGTGATGTGGCCCGCCTCCGGGTCAAACAGCATGTTATGCGTGTCTAACAAAATGTCAGCAATGCTAAAATATCTTGACCTGGTAGTCTTTATCCGGCCAACGCACCGAAATCTGCATGGACAAGCGTCGGGCGGAGTGTCTTTTCCCATTCAGCAGTTTTCGCAAGCCGTTCTCTCACTCTCTCAATATGGTCTGGGATGTCCGTACTGCTCCAACCTTGGACGATGTCGCATTTCTTGGATAGGTCTATCTGTGTTTGCAAGTACTCAGCATACAAATCCACGTGCCTCATACAAGGACCGCCGCCTGGAATGGATGTTGGACCGGTCACgatgttgccattttggtcAAATCCTAAGCCACCATACCCCTCGATCGAGCTGGGAAGACGATACAGCTGGATAAGCTTGAATATCTGTGCGATTTGCGAGAGAACCTCGCtcttggcttccttggtTAAGGAATCGAACTTTTCTGATAGGGGCACGCCGGGCAAGCGCTCGCATAGTGTCCATCCTCTGCCTGTGTCACCTGGTGCCCAACCATATACTTTGGGCACGACAGGCCTTCCAAAGGGTGAAAGAACCTCTCGAGCGagaatcatcatggccacttCATTCTGAACTCTAACAGCCTCATTAAGCCCCGACTCTGGATTCGATAAGCGGATAACGAGATCCGTCGCGGAGTCGGGGAGAGCGGTTGAACCAGGCTGACCGACAGTGCTGGATGGTTTGCTGTTAGAGGACGCATCTACGGCAGAGATAGCGACGCCGTAGGTGAAGCAGTTGATGCCACCGGTGAGGCGAGCAACGGCGCTGA
The genomic region above belongs to Pochonia chlamydosporia 170 chromosome 2, whole genome shotgun sequence and contains:
- a CDS encoding beta-lactamase family protein (similar to Aspergillus clavatus NRRL 1 XP_001270526.1); this encodes MDLFRSEEFTNHVRHLMKQHRVPGLSIAILQDNNIHSTGYGLASISPEKPCTADTLFDIASASKSLTAASVAMLVDDDDHYPEVQYDAIMSKLLPGDFVLHDPSYTDGVNIDDVFGHRTGLAPCDLSLMSPRAEQPDDARSITRNMRNLPIAAPIRSKYMYSDMMYTALTLLVESKTGQRFGDYLQERFFGPLQMTSTNLQPGTAKDKGLGPRMAAAYCWDRENKSFKAFDNPDRPEGQGAGSVITSVNDYIKWVKALMLHESPVTENMYNELIRSRSFLEVEHNEKWLGPFTSQTTAGAGLEMFYYRGYLVVGHNGLVQGFASRHFFLPQFKFGVVIFANSSSAGRVIEIISRELIDAALVVPVAERHDWSGSIALIDPDGAFERRVKRMDEAVRASFTPDSDESSEKQTLPLDAYVGVYKNKGFHNLTVQIKEQKLFIDASDRSFGFTITLDHVCDQRKYVAHRSDFFEGGDTPIRAEVILENGRPVRLGLELEEELEELIWFDKIK
- a CDS encoding phosphotransferase enzyme family protein (similar to Colletotrichum gloeosporioides Nara gc5 XP_007280511.1); protein product: MTVNHNEDPDSQEREQFIRDIIRRKYGRDVSAVARLTGGINCFTYGVAISAVDASSNSKPSSTVGQPGSTALPDSATDLVIRLSNPESGLNEAVRVQNEVAMMILAREVLSPFGRPVVPKVYGWAPGDTGRGWTLCERLPGVPLSEKFDSLTKEAKSEVLSQIAQIFKLIQLYRLPSSIEGYGGLGFDQNGNIVTGPTSIPGGGPCMRHVDLYAEYLQTQIDLSKKCDIVQGWSSTDIPDHIERVRERLAKTAEWEKTLRPTLVHADFDTHNMLFDPEAGHITGLVDYDFGHIGSLADEYFYSICTLGDLVGPVPKYENNENQRQLASSLLNGFDHDALAGRPNKPVNWELALMVDDELAKVGVQRPQDIPAIEELSLRYWFINHLSPPYYQTKGCR